A DNA window from Gigantopelta aegis isolate Gae_Host chromosome 4, Gae_host_genome, whole genome shotgun sequence contains the following coding sequences:
- the LOC121371449 gene encoding homeobox protein SIX6-like, protein MMLGMCGGESLLPAMFPLPTLHFTPQQVAKVCETLEESGDIERLGRFLWSLPVNPSACEALNKHESVLRARGLVAFHTGNFRDLYHILENHKFTKESHAKLQAMWLEAHYQEAEKLRGRPLGPVDKYRVRKKYPLPRTIWDGEQKTHCFKERTRNHLREWYLQDPYPNPTKKRELAQATGLTPTQVGNWFKNRRQRDRAAATKNRLQQRQHDRLHKGSTSELNSPHGDMQSPSTAGTSLQHLDDSDDDDDDDDMFDSRSDTSTPSTSVENHDIESHTS, encoded by the exons ATGATGTTGGGAATGTGCGGAGGTGAGAGCCTCCTACCCGCCATGTTTCCTCTACCCACCCTTCACTTCACCCCACAGCAAGTGGCGAAGGTTTGCGAGACGCTCGAAGAAAGTGGAGACATTGAGAGACTTGGCAGATTTTTGTGGTCCTTACCAGTGAACCCGTCGGCCTGCGAAGCCCTGAACAAACACGAGTCGGTCCTCAGGGCCCGGGGACTGGTGGCGTTCCACACAGGTAACTTCAGAGACTTGTATCATATTCTTGAAAATCACAAATTCACGAAAGAGTCCCATGCGAAACTTCAGGCAATGTGGTTGGAAGCACACTACCAGGAAGCGGAGAAGCTGAGGGGCAGGCCGCTGGGTCCCGTGGACAAGTACAGAGTTAGAAAGAAGTACCCTCTCCCGAGAACGATCTGGGACGGGGAACAAAAGACTCATTGTTTTAAAGAGAGAACAAGAAACCATTTGCGAGAGTGGTACCTTCAAGACCCATATCCTAATCCGACCAAGAAACGCGAACTTGCTCAAGCTACCGGTCTAACGCCGACACAAGTCGGAAACTGGTTCAAGAACCGCAGACAGAGGGACAGAGCCGCGGCGACAAAAAATAG ACTACAGCAACGACAACACGACAGGCTTCACAAAGGCTCGACGTCCGAGTTGAATTCGCCACACGGGGACATGCAATCACCCTCAACCGCCGGGACGAGTCTGCAACATTTAGACGATTCtgacgatgacgacgacgacgacgacatgTTTGACTCGCGGAGTGATACGAGTACGCCCTCTACGAGCGTGGAAAACCATGACATTGAGTCGCATACGTCATGA